In Devosia chinhatensis, the following are encoded in one genomic region:
- a CDS encoding HdeD family acid-resistance protein, with amino-acid sequence MAVSSQTKRRFALATALRGVLMLIAGLYAAIWPLEALAVLVLFGGILLLIDGALGLWSLTFGGGKSGNYWFDVVANAASLILGIVILISPFLATVFTVTFLSSLVGIAAIIVGAMQIVVIVRERDSYARIWPVVLSGLSYILLGLVFLLFPLLSASIGMIVGGILLIAFSIGLFGWAWRLYQASKA; translated from the coding sequence ATGGCGGTTTCTTCTCAAACCAAGCGGCGCTTTGCCCTGGCGACGGCCCTGCGCGGCGTCCTCATGCTGATCGCCGGTCTTTATGCGGCGATCTGGCCCCTCGAGGCGCTGGCCGTTCTGGTGCTCTTCGGCGGCATTCTCCTGCTCATCGATGGAGCCCTTGGATTGTGGAGCCTTACCTTCGGGGGTGGCAAGTCGGGCAATTACTGGTTCGACGTGGTGGCCAATGCCGCCTCGCTGATCCTGGGAATCGTGATCCTGATCAGTCCGTTCCTGGCTACGGTGTTCACGGTGACCTTCCTGTCGTCGCTGGTCGGCATTGCCGCGATCATCGTGGGAGCGATGCAGATCGTGGTCATCGTGCGGGAGCGCGACAGTTATGCGCGCATCTGGCCGGTGGTGCTGTCCGGGCTGTCCTACATCCTGCTCGGTTTGGTCTTCCTGCTCTTTCCACTGCTCAGCGCCTCCATCGGCATGATCGTGGGCGGAATCCTGCTGATCGCCTTTTCGATCGGTCTTTTCGGGTGGGCCTGGCGGCTCTATCAGGCCAGCAAGGCCTGA
- a CDS encoding GatB/YqeY domain-containing protein, with amino-acid sequence MREDISEGLKQALKARDQRRTATLRSINAAIKDRDIANRGEGKGPATNDEILAMVQKMVKQREESFAIYAQAGRADLATVEKEEIDILNEFLPKGLSEEEVAAAITAAIAATGAEGPKDMGKVIAQLKADYPGRIDFGKVSGQVRQALSA; translated from the coding sequence ATGCGTGAAGACATCAGCGAGGGGCTCAAGCAGGCATTGAAAGCCCGCGACCAGCGGCGCACCGCCACCTTGCGGTCCATCAATGCCGCCATCAAGGACCGCGACATTGCCAATCGCGGCGAGGGCAAGGGCCCGGCCACCAATGACGAGATCCTGGCCATGGTTCAGAAAATGGTGAAGCAGCGCGAAGAGAGCTTTGCCATCTATGCCCAGGCTGGCCGGGCGGACCTGGCCACTGTGGAAAAGGAAGAGATCGACATTCTCAACGAATTCCTGCCCAAGGGACTGAGCGAGGAGGAAGTTGCCGCTGCCATCACCGCTGCCATTGCGGCCACGGGCGCGGAAGGCCCCAAGGACATGGGCAAGGTAATTGCCCAGCTCAAGGCCGATTACCCGGGCCGGATCGATTTCGGCAAGGTGAGTGGACAGGTTCGGCAGGCGCTGAGCGCCTGA
- a CDS encoding endo-1,4-beta-xylanase, with amino-acid sequence MVDQSVPGRWSAERANEWYARQPWLVGANFVPSSASNQLEMWQAETFDPALIERELGWAAELGMNSMRVFLHDLLWAEDAEGFKGQISRYLDIAQAKGIRTMLVLFDSVWNPDVALGKQPEPRPGVHNSQWVQGPGRALADPNQYGRLEGYVEDVVSSFGADERVIVWDVWNEPSNLNGGRFEELENKRALVTDLLPQVFSWARRAAPMQPLTSGVWAGKTLYDDPHARIQIENSDVISFHDYQAPEAFEAKIADLPRDRPLLLTEFMARKPGSTFEGILPIAKREKIACYCWGLVAGRSQTLYPWDSWANPYVEAMPEPWFHDVFHPDGMPYRDDEVALIRQLTR; translated from the coding sequence ATGGTTGACCAGTCGGTGCCCGGGCGCTGGAGCGCGGAGAGGGCAAATGAATGGTATGCCCGCCAGCCCTGGCTCGTGGGCGCCAATTTCGTGCCCTCGAGCGCTTCCAACCAATTGGAGATGTGGCAGGCGGAGACATTCGATCCTGCACTGATCGAACGCGAACTGGGCTGGGCGGCAGAGCTGGGCATGAACAGCATGCGCGTGTTTCTGCATGACCTGCTCTGGGCTGAGGATGCAGAAGGGTTCAAGGGGCAGATTTCCCGTTATCTCGATATCGCGCAGGCCAAGGGGATCAGAACGATGCTGGTGCTGTTCGACTCGGTCTGGAACCCCGACGTCGCCTTGGGAAAGCAGCCCGAGCCGCGGCCGGGCGTGCACAATTCCCAATGGGTGCAGGGGCCGGGTCGCGCTCTTGCCGATCCCAACCAGTACGGGCGCCTCGAAGGCTATGTGGAGGATGTGGTCTCGAGCTTTGGGGCAGACGAACGGGTTATCGTCTGGGATGTGTGGAACGAACCGAGCAACCTCAATGGCGGCCGCTTCGAGGAATTGGAGAACAAGCGGGCTCTGGTGACTGACCTGCTGCCCCAGGTCTTTTCGTGGGCCCGGCGCGCTGCGCCGATGCAGCCGCTCACCTCCGGGGTCTGGGCCGGCAAGACGCTCTATGACGATCCGCATGCGCGCATCCAGATCGAGAATTCCGACGTCATCAGCTTCCACGACTACCAGGCTCCCGAGGCTTTCGAGGCCAAGATCGCGGACCTGCCCAGGGACCGGCCCCTCTTGCTCACCGAGTTCATGGCGCGCAAGCCGGGCAGCACGTTCGAAGGCATCCTCCCTATCGCCAAGCGCGAGAAGATCGCCTGCTATTGCTGGGGCCTCGTCGCGGGTCGCTCGCAGACGCTCTATCCTTGGGATAGCTGGGCCAATCCCTATGTCGAGGCCATGCCAGAACCCTGGTTCCACGATGTGTTTCACCCGGACGGCATGCCTTATCGCGACGACGAGGTGGCGCTGATCCGGCAGCTCACGCGCTAG
- a CDS encoding GGDEF domain-containing protein: protein MLDNASLMVGIAFSSASLMAALLIGWLNSRQESYLVHGASGIGLIVLGVGIMAFRSDQYNLLVTLVPYSLLIIAFTLIYSASRLFRTARPRRWPIWMIGGLSLVALHVSFLLGYSGIGTIVLNLSAGIIMLLCAREYWVGRREAPVALSANTFVYGLTALSFLACAAVLLWEQSWVLTAPADNWAEDFNSIMSLVGLTGIGAITLTLHHARAARRHRDEANTDALTGVLNRRALFARFPEIDTVHRVAVIMFDLDHFKQINDRMGHAHGDLVLQEFAQILKAHLRDRDVIARLGGEEFCAILPGLDQEQARHAAERVRLAFAALDMPIGVEGGVATVSAGLSIGGGTETFSSALSRADDALYKAKHAGRNQVQLATLRLVA from the coding sequence ATGCTGGATAATGCCTCACTGATGGTCGGCATCGCCTTTTCCAGCGCATCCCTCATGGCAGCCCTGTTGATCGGCTGGCTCAATTCCCGCCAGGAATCCTACCTCGTTCACGGCGCCTCGGGCATCGGGCTGATCGTGCTCGGCGTTGGCATCATGGCGTTTAGGAGCGATCAGTACAATCTGCTCGTCACCCTCGTGCCCTATTCGCTGCTGATCATTGCTTTCACGCTGATCTATTCCGCCTCCCGTCTCTTTCGCACCGCCCGGCCGCGCCGCTGGCCGATATGGATGATTGGCGGCCTGTCTCTGGTGGCCCTGCACGTTTCGTTTCTGCTCGGCTATTCGGGCATTGGCACCATCGTGCTCAATCTTTCCGCCGGCATCATCATGCTGCTCTGCGCCCGTGAATACTGGGTGGGCCGCCGGGAGGCGCCGGTTGCACTCAGCGCCAACACTTTCGTCTACGGTCTCACCGCCCTCTCCTTCCTCGCCTGTGCCGCCGTTCTGCTTTGGGAACAGTCCTGGGTGTTGACCGCGCCGGCCGACAATTGGGCCGAGGACTTCAACTCGATCATGTCTCTGGTGGGCCTGACCGGCATCGGCGCCATCACGCTGACTCTGCATCATGCACGCGCCGCGCGACGCCATCGCGACGAAGCCAACACCGATGCCCTCACCGGCGTGCTCAATCGCAGGGCGCTCTTCGCCCGTTTTCCAGAAATCGACACGGTCCACCGCGTCGCCGTCATCATGTTCGATCTCGACCACTTCAAGCAGATCAACGACCGCATGGGCCACGCGCATGGTGACCTGGTGCTTCAGGAATTTGCCCAGATCCTGAAGGCCCATCTGCGCGATCGCGATGTCATCGCTCGCCTCGGCGGAGAAGAATTCTGCGCTATCCTGCCGGGCCTTGACCAGGAGCAGGCCCGCCACGCCGCCGAGCGGGTACGCCTGGCCTTTGCTGCGCTCGACATGCCGATCGGCGTCGAGGGCGGTGTGGCAACGGTCAGCGCCGGCCTCTCCATCGGCGGGGGTACCGAGACGTTTTCATCGGCTCTCAGCCGCGCCGACGACGCGCTCTACAAGGCCAAGCATGCCGGGCGCAACCAGGTTCAGCTGGCCACGCTCCGGCTGGTTGCCTGA
- a CDS encoding MFS transporter, with product MALPVSSGSGALLSLPLLALFLAAFAFGTAEFVIAGVLPDVALGLGVSIPVAGFLVSGYALGIALGGPLLTLATRSMNRKLLVIVLGLGFTFGQALCALAPNFELLMAARVFVSALHGSYFGIAFILATAIVPPERRGFAMALILAGLTVSNILGVPGGTAIGNALGWRATFWAVGALGLVATLIIAIWLPADAGRSAARNGFRREFSALGRQQVFTGILIAILVMIGQYSLFTYIAPLLLTVTGLSTEIIPLILLLYGIGSTIGVFIGGRLADWRLMPSLIAVLAIQVLLFIALFYASADPVLMSIVVVLWGGANFAFGSPLQSRMLMWAADAPNLTSALIPTGFNIGIAIGAILGAALLDAGWNYQYLPLIGAASLAIAVVIASISAIQEKRSGQRPPLAGPAIAV from the coding sequence GTGGCCCTTCCAGTTTCTTCCGGTTCCGGTGCCCTCTTGTCCTTGCCCTTGCTCGCGCTTTTTCTTGCCGCCTTCGCTTTCGGTACGGCCGAGTTCGTTATCGCCGGCGTCCTGCCCGATGTCGCACTGGGTCTGGGCGTTTCCATCCCCGTCGCCGGGTTCCTCGTGTCCGGCTATGCCCTGGGCATCGCCCTGGGTGGCCCGCTCCTGACCCTGGCCACCCGGAGCATGAACCGCAAGCTGCTCGTGATCGTCCTCGGTCTGGGCTTCACCTTCGGCCAAGCTCTCTGCGCTCTTGCGCCCAATTTCGAACTGCTCATGGCAGCCCGTGTCTTCGTCTCGGCCCTGCACGGCAGCTATTTCGGCATCGCCTTCATTCTCGCCACGGCCATTGTGCCACCGGAGCGTCGCGGCTTTGCCATGGCGCTGATCCTGGCCGGTCTGACGGTTTCCAACATCCTCGGCGTGCCGGGGGGCACGGCCATTGGCAATGCCCTGGGCTGGCGCGCCACCTTCTGGGCCGTCGGTGCGCTCGGCCTCGTTGCGACGCTTATCATCGCCATCTGGCTGCCCGCGGATGCCGGGCGCTCTGCGGCCAGAAATGGTTTCCGCCGCGAATTCTCCGCGCTGGGCCGGCAGCAGGTGTTCACCGGCATCCTGATCGCAATCCTCGTGATGATCGGCCAGTATAGTCTCTTCACCTACATTGCGCCGCTCCTGCTCACCGTGACCGGGCTTAGCACCGAAATCATTCCCCTCATTCTGCTGCTTTACGGCATCGGCTCGACGATCGGCGTCTTCATCGGCGGCCGCCTGGCCGACTGGCGGCTCATGCCCTCGCTGATCGCGGTGCTCGCCATCCAGGTCCTGCTCTTCATCGCCCTCTTCTATGCAAGCGCCGATCCGGTCCTGATGTCGATCGTGGTCGTGCTATGGGGTGGCGCCAACTTTGCCTTCGGCTCACCACTGCAATCGCGCATGCTCATGTGGGCTGCCGATGCCCCCAATCTCACCTCGGCGTTGATCCCCACCGGCTTCAACATCGGCATCGCCATCGGCGCGATCCTGGGCGCAGCCCTGCTCGATGCCGGTTGGAATTACCAATATCTGCCCCTGATCGGCGCTGCATCCCTCGCTATAGCCGTCGTCATCGCCTCGATTTCTGCGATCCAGGAAAAGCGCAGTGGTCAACGCCCACCCCTCGCCGGACCGGCCATTGCGGTCTGA
- a CDS encoding YihY/virulence factor BrkB family protein, whose translation MTELTTPVPTTNADPTSPFRWRRVLWRTIRSMARMEMAMNCAGIAYFGFLSLFPAASAIIILVGLLMPVEFMADMVQKLDGIVPEMVRQTIANQLSNLADQSNTGLGIGLALSLVIAAWSGSRGIAALMFAISRTRSQDEKRSILAAIAMSMLVTFIAGITMIVILALVAGLPAFFGAVPFISADQALILTLRWPLLLVLGVGAIAAFYRYAPDRRFKRAKWIWPGALLATSLWLAACAIFSFYVEQLGNFEATFGSLATAIVLLLWIYNSALIMVLGATFNAELQRETERSRPASA comes from the coding sequence ATGACCGAACTGACGACGCCTGTTCCGACCACGAATGCCGATCCCACCTCTCCGTTTCGCTGGCGGCGTGTTCTCTGGCGCACCATCCGGTCCATGGCGCGCATGGAAATGGCGATGAATTGCGCCGGCATCGCCTATTTCGGCTTTCTGTCCCTGTTTCCCGCGGCCAGCGCCATCATTATCCTCGTCGGCCTGCTCATGCCCGTCGAATTCATGGCCGACATGGTCCAGAAACTCGATGGGATCGTGCCCGAAATGGTGCGCCAGACCATTGCCAATCAGCTCAGCAACCTTGCCGACCAGTCCAATACCGGCCTCGGCATCGGCCTTGCCCTTTCGCTGGTCATCGCCGCCTGGAGTGGATCGCGCGGCATCGCGGCCCTGATGTTCGCCATATCGCGCACACGCTCGCAGGATGAAAAGCGCAGCATCCTCGCGGCCATAGCCATGTCGATGCTCGTGACCTTCATCGCCGGGATCACGATGATCGTCATCCTGGCCCTCGTGGCTGGTCTTCCGGCCTTCTTTGGCGCCGTGCCCTTCATCAGTGCCGACCAGGCCCTGATTCTCACCCTGCGCTGGCCGCTCTTGCTGGTCCTGGGTGTCGGCGCCATAGCCGCCTTTTACCGCTACGCTCCCGACCGGCGTTTCAAACGCGCCAAATGGATCTGGCCGGGCGCCCTGCTGGCCACGTCCCTCTGGCTCGCCGCCTGTGCCATTTTCTCGTTCTATGTCGAGCAGCTGGGCAATTTCGAAGCGACGTTCGGATCGCTGGCTACCGCCATCGTTCTGCTGCTCTGGATTTACAATTCAGCGCTGATCATGGTGCTTGGCGCCACGTTCAATGCCGAACTGCAACGGGAAACCGAACGCAGTCGCCCCGCTAGCGCGTGA